The region ATCGCGCGGACGTCTTCTAGGTCTCGTGGGCGGCCGGCGACGATCTTGTGGATAATCACATCTTCCAGCGACGCGAAGCGCACGTCGGCCTCGCCAACCCGCACCCTGCGAACCCTCTCTAGGGCTTGCCGCTCATACGGTGAAAAGGAGAAAACGAAGTCCACGCGGATGCCGGTAGTCGGGTCTTCACATGGAAGCACCAGGGTTTTGCGCGTGAACGTATCCGGGTTGACCAGAGGTTTGAGCCCTGCTCCTTGCGCCAGCCCCAGTACGTCGGTCAATCGGTCCAAGCCCGCTCCGAGGGTGATGTCAATATCTTTCGTCAGCCGCGGTTCCCCGTACAAGAGCACGGCCTGGCCACCGATGATCATGTACGGGATGCCCGCCTCATCCAGCGCGAGCGCGATCTTCTCCAGCAAGGCCGTGAACACGCATCACCTCCGCCACACGGATGTCCACGTCAATCCCGTCCAGTGGGTCGCGGAGCG is a window of Chloroflexota bacterium DNA encoding:
- a CDS encoding nucleotidyl transferase AbiEii/AbiGii toxin family protein, whose amino-acid sequence is MFTALLEKIALALDEAGIPYMIIGGQAVLLYGEPRLTKDIDITLGAGLDRLTDVLGLAQGAGLKPLVNPDTFTRKTLVLPCEDPTTGIRVDFVFSFSPYERQALERVRRVRVGEADVRFASLEDVIIHKIVAGRPRDLEDVRAMLLKNSSVDLAYTRTWLRDFSDALSEPLLDKFDQILRETGLGTSPECG